One Ricinus communis isolate WT05 ecotype wild-type chromosome 7, ASM1957865v1, whole genome shotgun sequence genomic region harbors:
- the LOC112536590 gene encoding transcription factor bHLH131, translated as MDEVNYKNLLATSIPKEEAKLMSALKHKEAERKRRVRINGQFAELRTVLPNLIKRKKASVLAETIKCLKDLVNTLSELKEIYGVGRLSSVFSGGTDMLRVEYSPGQGLKLVKVMLSCEDKRKLMFDIARAVRSVKGKLVKAEISIMCGWTECVLWVQGINSYQQLQILKTALGAVIEPKRPNNKPQLCW; from the exons ATGGATGAAGTAAACTATAAAAACTTACTGGCCACATCCATACCTAAGGAAGAGGCCAAACTAATGTCTGCCCTGAAACACAAAGAAGCTGAGAGGAAACGGCGAGTTCGAATCAATGGTCAATTTGCAGAACTCCGCACTGTCCTTCCGAACTTAATAAAG AGGAAGAAAGCATCGGTTCTTGCAGAGACAATCAAATGTCTGAAAGATCTGGTGAACACCCTATCAGagctaaaagaaatatatggtGTTGGCAGGTTGAGTTCTGTATTTTCTGGTGGGACTGACATGTTAAGAGTAGAGTACAGCCCTGGGCAGGGCCTAAAGCTTGTCAAGGTCATGTTAAGCTGTGAGGATAAAAGGAAGCTAATGTTTGATATTGCAAGGGCAGTGAGGTCAGTAAAAGGGAAGTTGGTGAAGGCAGAGATATCGATAATGTGCGGGTGGACTGAGTGTGTTTTATGGGTGCAAGGAATAAATAGCTATCAACAGTTGCAGATACTTAAGACAGCTTTGGGTGCTGTTATTGAGCCTAAAAGGCCAAATAACAAGCCACAGCTCTGTTGGTGA
- the LOC8267050 gene encoding cysteine-rich receptor-like protein kinase 44 isoform X1 translates to MKFSTARKMGTLTLWISYFYVLLQLSSPAIAQPDFMHMTCYNEEGFYSANSPYQRNLASVLSSLASDTSTESGFYNLSVGEAPNQVNAIAFCRGDVGVDDCRSCITNSTRKILEICPNQTHAIGVYDLCRLRYNNISIYGVVDESRTFFIWYPNNASNVNLFIQAQQTLFDRLRSETASGDSTRKFATGNESAGFEKVFALMQCSPDLSFQGCDQCLSEAISNIGSCCAGFTSASVIKPSCDVRYDIKLFYDPTASTPPQAPPPRQASPVPEPPPPPPPPEPQTEGKESNKARTILIFTVPTVSVVIIFVICFCIFLKKQKPQGKAESITVDEIESPESFQWDFETVRVATNNFSEGNKLGQGGFGAVYKGTLSNGQEVAVKRLSKKSGQGDLEFKNEVLLVAKLQHRNLVRLLGFCLERTERLLIYEFVPNTSLDHFLFDPRKQGILNWERRYEIICGIARGILYLHQDSQLRIIHRDLKASNILLDVNLNPKIADFGTARLFVIDQTHGITNRIAGTFGYMAPEYALHGQFSVKSDVFSFGVLLLEIISGQKNTSFGKEQIDNLLSYAWRNWRQGTSMSIIDTSLKFGSSSEMMRCIQIGLLCVQENVGKRPTMANVVLMLTSHSLTLSVPSRPAFLIRPNTNSDVSSSLRYDSRPTQAEALPLSKNEASITELYPR, encoded by the exons ATGAAGTTTTCCACAGCGCGAAAAATGGGTACTTTAACACTGTGGATCTCCTATTTTTATGTTCTTCTACAACTATCTTCTCCAGCCATTGCTCAACCAGACTTCATGCACATGACCTGTTACAACGAAGAAGGTTTCTACTCTGCAAACTCCCCCTACCAAAGAAACCTTGCCAGCGTACTTTCGTCCCTAGCTTCCGACACCAGCACTGAATCTGGTTTTTACAATCTATCCGTCGGCGAAGCCCCTAACCAAGTAAATGCTATCGCATTTTGTAGAGGAGATGTTGGGGTAGATGACTGCCGAAGTTGCATTACTAACTCTACTCGTAAGATCTTAGAGATCTGTCCGAATCAGACGCATGCAATTGGAGTATATGATTTATGCAGGCTCCGATACAACAACATATCAATATACGGTGTTGTAGACGAATCACGCACTTTCTTTATATGGTATCCGAACAATGCCTCAAATGTAAACCTGTTCATTCAGGCACAACAAACTTTGTTTGATAGACTTCGAAGCGAGACGGCATCAGGGGACTCGACTCGAAAGTTCGCGACAGGAAACGAAAGTGCAGGATTCGAAAAAGTGTTTGCGCTTATGCAATGCAGTCCTGACTTATCCTTCCAAGGGTGTGATCAATGTCTGTCTGAGGCTATTTCGAATATTGGAAGCTGCTGCGCGGGGTTTACCTCAGCCAGTGTAATAAAACCCAGTTGCGATGTCAGGTATGATATCAAGCTTTTTTATGACCCTACTGCCTCTACCCCACCACAAGCGCCGCCCCCACGCCAAGCATCGCCGGTACCTGagcctcctcctcctcctcctcctcctgaACCACAAACAGAAG GAAAGGAGAGCAACAAAGCAAGGACAATCCTTATCTTCACAGTTCCAACTGTTAGCGTTGTGATAATATTTGTCATCTGCTTCTGCATCTTCCTGAAGAAGCAGAAGCCACAGGGAAAAGCTGAAAGTATAA CCGTGGATGAAATAGAAAGTCCAGAATCTTTTCAATGGGACTTCGAAACTGTTAGAGTGGCAACGAATAACTTCTCCGAGGGAAATAAGCTTGGACAAGGTGGATTTGGTGCTGTTTACAAG GGTACGCTGTCTAATGGACAAGAAGTAGCCGTCAAAAGGCTTTCTAAGAAATCAGGACAAGGAGATCtggaatttaaaaatgaagtCCTACTGGTAGCCAAGCTTCAACACAGGAATTTAGTTAGGCTTCTTGGTTTCTGCTTGGAAAGGACTGAAAGGCTTCTCATCTACGAGTTCGTTCCTAATACCAGCCTTGATCATTTCTTATTTG ATCCAAGGAAGCAAGGAATTTTAAATTGGGAAAGGCGTTACGAAATTATTTGTGGCATTGCTAGAGGAATTCTTTATCTCCATCAAGATTCTCAGCTTCGAATCATTCATCGTGATCTCAAAGCcagtaatattttattagatgtAAATTTAAATCCTAAAATAGCAGATTTTGGTACGGCAAGATTATTCGTAATAGATCAAACTCATGGTATTACAAATAGAATTGCGGGAACCTT CGGGTATATGGCTCCTGAATATGCATTACATGGACAATTTTCAGTTAAATCAGACGTTTTTAGTTTTGGTGTACTacttttagaaattataagtGGTCAAAAGAACACCTCTTTCGGCAAGGAACAGATAGATAATTTATTGAGCTAC GCATGGAGAAATTGGAGACAAGGAACATCAATGAGCATTATAGACACCAGTTTGAAGTTCGGTTCGAGCAGTGAAATGATGAGATGTATCCAAATTGGATTATTATGTGTTCAAGAAAATGTGGGTAAGAGGCCTACCATGGCCAATGTTGTGCTCATGTTAACTAGTCACTCCCTTACACTTTCGGTGCCCTCAAGACCGGCATTTTTGATCCGACCCAACACTAATTCAGATGTCTCATCTTCATTGAGATATGATTCAAGACCGACCCAAGCTGAAGCTCTTCCCTTGTCCAAGAATGAGGCTTCAATTACAGAGTTATATCCTCGATAA
- the LOC8267050 gene encoding cysteine-rich receptor-like protein kinase 44 isoform X2, whose translation MKFSTARKMGTLTLWISYFYVLLQLSSPAIAQPDFMHMTCYNEEGFYSANSPYQRNLASVLSSLASDTSTESGFYNLSVGEAPNQVNAIAFCRGDVGVDDCRSCITNSTRKILEICPNQTHAIGVYDLCRLRYNNISIYGVVDESRTFFIWYPNNASNVNLFIQAQQTLFDRLRSETASGDSTRKFATGNESAGFEKVFALMQCSPDLSFQGCDQCLSEAISNIGSCCAGFTSASVIKPSCDVRYDIKLFYDPTASTPPQAPPPRQASPVPEPPPPPPPPEPQTEGKESNKARTILIFTVPTVSVVIIFVICFCIFLKKQKPQGKAETVDEIESPESFQWDFETVRVATNNFSEGNKLGQGGFGAVYKGTLSNGQEVAVKRLSKKSGQGDLEFKNEVLLVAKLQHRNLVRLLGFCLERTERLLIYEFVPNTSLDHFLFDPRKQGILNWERRYEIICGIARGILYLHQDSQLRIIHRDLKASNILLDVNLNPKIADFGTARLFVIDQTHGITNRIAGTFGYMAPEYALHGQFSVKSDVFSFGVLLLEIISGQKNTSFGKEQIDNLLSYAWRNWRQGTSMSIIDTSLKFGSSSEMMRCIQIGLLCVQENVGKRPTMANVVLMLTSHSLTLSVPSRPAFLIRPNTNSDVSSSLRYDSRPTQAEALPLSKNEASITELYPR comes from the exons ATGAAGTTTTCCACAGCGCGAAAAATGGGTACTTTAACACTGTGGATCTCCTATTTTTATGTTCTTCTACAACTATCTTCTCCAGCCATTGCTCAACCAGACTTCATGCACATGACCTGTTACAACGAAGAAGGTTTCTACTCTGCAAACTCCCCCTACCAAAGAAACCTTGCCAGCGTACTTTCGTCCCTAGCTTCCGACACCAGCACTGAATCTGGTTTTTACAATCTATCCGTCGGCGAAGCCCCTAACCAAGTAAATGCTATCGCATTTTGTAGAGGAGATGTTGGGGTAGATGACTGCCGAAGTTGCATTACTAACTCTACTCGTAAGATCTTAGAGATCTGTCCGAATCAGACGCATGCAATTGGAGTATATGATTTATGCAGGCTCCGATACAACAACATATCAATATACGGTGTTGTAGACGAATCACGCACTTTCTTTATATGGTATCCGAACAATGCCTCAAATGTAAACCTGTTCATTCAGGCACAACAAACTTTGTTTGATAGACTTCGAAGCGAGACGGCATCAGGGGACTCGACTCGAAAGTTCGCGACAGGAAACGAAAGTGCAGGATTCGAAAAAGTGTTTGCGCTTATGCAATGCAGTCCTGACTTATCCTTCCAAGGGTGTGATCAATGTCTGTCTGAGGCTATTTCGAATATTGGAAGCTGCTGCGCGGGGTTTACCTCAGCCAGTGTAATAAAACCCAGTTGCGATGTCAGGTATGATATCAAGCTTTTTTATGACCCTACTGCCTCTACCCCACCACAAGCGCCGCCCCCACGCCAAGCATCGCCGGTACCTGagcctcctcctcctcctcctcctcctgaACCACAAACAGAAG GAAAGGAGAGCAACAAAGCAAGGACAATCCTTATCTTCACAGTTCCAACTGTTAGCGTTGTGATAATATTTGTCATCTGCTTCTGCATCTTCCTGAAGAAGCAGAAGCCACAGGGAAAAGCTGAAA CCGTGGATGAAATAGAAAGTCCAGAATCTTTTCAATGGGACTTCGAAACTGTTAGAGTGGCAACGAATAACTTCTCCGAGGGAAATAAGCTTGGACAAGGTGGATTTGGTGCTGTTTACAAG GGTACGCTGTCTAATGGACAAGAAGTAGCCGTCAAAAGGCTTTCTAAGAAATCAGGACAAGGAGATCtggaatttaaaaatgaagtCCTACTGGTAGCCAAGCTTCAACACAGGAATTTAGTTAGGCTTCTTGGTTTCTGCTTGGAAAGGACTGAAAGGCTTCTCATCTACGAGTTCGTTCCTAATACCAGCCTTGATCATTTCTTATTTG ATCCAAGGAAGCAAGGAATTTTAAATTGGGAAAGGCGTTACGAAATTATTTGTGGCATTGCTAGAGGAATTCTTTATCTCCATCAAGATTCTCAGCTTCGAATCATTCATCGTGATCTCAAAGCcagtaatattttattagatgtAAATTTAAATCCTAAAATAGCAGATTTTGGTACGGCAAGATTATTCGTAATAGATCAAACTCATGGTATTACAAATAGAATTGCGGGAACCTT CGGGTATATGGCTCCTGAATATGCATTACATGGACAATTTTCAGTTAAATCAGACGTTTTTAGTTTTGGTGTACTacttttagaaattataagtGGTCAAAAGAACACCTCTTTCGGCAAGGAACAGATAGATAATTTATTGAGCTAC GCATGGAGAAATTGGAGACAAGGAACATCAATGAGCATTATAGACACCAGTTTGAAGTTCGGTTCGAGCAGTGAAATGATGAGATGTATCCAAATTGGATTATTATGTGTTCAAGAAAATGTGGGTAAGAGGCCTACCATGGCCAATGTTGTGCTCATGTTAACTAGTCACTCCCTTACACTTTCGGTGCCCTCAAGACCGGCATTTTTGATCCGACCCAACACTAATTCAGATGTCTCATCTTCATTGAGATATGATTCAAGACCGACCCAAGCTGAAGCTCTTCCCTTGTCCAAGAATGAGGCTTCAATTACAGAGTTATATCCTCGATAA
- the LOC8267051 gene encoding LOW QUALITY PROTEIN: acyl-CoA--sterol O-acyltransferase 1 (The sequence of the model RefSeq protein was modified relative to this genomic sequence to represent the inferred CDS: inserted 3 bases in 2 codons; substituted 1 base at 1 genomic stop codon) — protein MKNEISNFIRIWLLVFLCXAYCHALGQGVPKGITRPFCLLPILCLFLYLPLHLSTMHLGGKTAFFIAWLANFKLLLFAFGKGPLASDPFFSLSRFIGLACLPINIQKRPSLQMIEGGKKSSANXLIHIYKYSEYIHSKIISFLYCIQVYVSLELVLALMGALARVFLGLVIEPQFNEPYLSTSLQDFXGKRWNLMVSAILRPSVYEPPATLPLVVHRKWAPIPAILWTFLVSGLMHELVFYYLGRQKPTWGFTCFFLLHGSCLAVEVALKKTFGGRWQLPWLISGPLTIGFVMVTDFWLFLPSIHRCKAFERSAMEYDALVMFLENASQYIRISATPTSVYLITM, from the exons atgaagaatGAGATTAGCAATTTCATAAGAATTTGGTTATTAGTTTTTCTCTG GGCCTACTGCCATGCTCTTGGTCAGGGAGTTCCAAAAGGCATTACAAGACCCTTTTGTTTACTCCCAATTCTCTGCCTCTTTCTCTACCTTCCTCTCCATCTTTCCACCATGCATCTTGGTGGAAAGACAGCATTTTTCATTGCTTGGCTTGCAAATTTCAAACTCTTGCTCTTTGCCTTCGGCAAAGGTCCATTAGCTTCAgatccttttttttctctttcacgCTTTATTGGTCTGGCTTGTCTACCCATCAACATCCAAAAAAGACCATCTCTCCAGATGATCGAGGGTGGTAAGAAATCATCGGCAA TGttgattcatatttataagtatagtGAATATATCCACTCAAAGATCATATCTTTTCTATATTGTATCCAAGTATACGTTTCTCTTGAACTAGTCCTAGCCTTGATGGGAGCATTGGCTCGAGTGTTCCTAGGGTTAGTGATAGAGCCACAGTTCAATGAGCCATACCTCTCTACCTCCTTACAAGACTTCTAGGGCAAAAGATGGAACCTTATGGTTTCAGCCATACTGCGACCCAGCGTTTATGAGCCACCCGCAACCTTGCCACTTGTAGTACACAGAAAGTGGGCTCCAATTCCGGCAATCTTGTGGACATTTCTTGTGTCGGGTCTCATGCATGAGCTTGTTTTCTATTACCTTGGACGTCAGAAGCCTACATGGGGATTCACATGCTTCTTTCTCCTTCATGGATCCTGTCTAGCGGTTGAGGTTGCTCTGAAGAAGACTTTTGGTGGCAGGTGGCAGTTGCCATGGCTGATCTCAGGGCCTTTGACTATCGGGTTCGTGATGGTTACTGATTTTTGGTTGTTCTTACCCTCGATTCACCGGTGCAAGGCTTTTGAAAGGTCAGCTATGGAGTATGACGCGTTAGTTATGTTCCTGGAGAATGCCAGTCAATACATTAGGATTTCTGCAACTCCTACATCAGTGTACTTAATCACGATGTAG
- the LOC8267062 gene encoding IMPACT family member in pol 5'region: MPVAITIPSYHHHFHKLTHHISFSLLSVSSLKRTMSSSGNAFTTIKERVTFEREIKKSKFIAIAGPISDEQSAFSFLSQVKDPRATHNCWAYKVGDQFRSNDDGEPSGTAGKPIQSAIDSSGIDRVMVVVIRYFGGIKLGTGGLVRAYGGVASECLRNAPTCLVKSKIPMGIEVPFDLIGILHHQLQSFQVDNIMQDYETGKDGIAMVSFKVDFDQVEKLEDAIKANCSRDIVFYKR; encoded by the exons atgcCAGTGGCAATAACAATACCCAGTTACCACCACCATTTCCATAAGCTAACCCATCATATCTCCTTCTCTCTGCTGTCAGTCTCCTCTTTGAAGAGAACCATGAGCAGTAGTGGTAATGCTTTCACAACCATCAAAGAAAGAGTAACCTTTGAAAGAGAAATCAAGAAGAGCAAGTTCATAGCCATAGCTGGCCCAATCTCTGATGAACAGTCtgccttttcctttctttctcag GTTAAAGATCCACGTGCCACTCATAATTGCTGGGCTTATAAG GTTGGAGATCAGTTTAGGTCTAATGATGACGGTGAACCTTCAGGCACTGCTGGAAAACCTATTCAATCTGCTATTGATTCTTCCGGGATTGATAGAGTCATGGTTGTGGTAATCAG GTATTTCGGAGGTATCAAATTAGGCACTGGAGGACTTGTCAGGGCTTATGGAGGAGTTGCATCAGAATGCTTGAGAAATGCCCCTACTTGTCTTGTCAAATCCAAG ATTCCAATGGGCATCGAGGTTCCCTTTGATCTTATAGGAATTTTGCATCATCAG ctacaatctttTCAAGTTGATAACATCATGCAGGATTATGAGACTGGTAAAGATGGCATTGCCATGGTTTCTTTTAAAGTTGATTTTGATCAGGTTGAGAAATTGGAGGATGCTATCAAGGCAAATTGCAGTCGAGATATTGTATTTTACAAGCGGTGA
- the LOC8267052 gene encoding ubiquitin carboxyl-terminal hydrolase 17, with protein sequence MLIVEIIGLQTLLFLLISLICSWLHYKWRNAVAKKEEIKRLVDMVSKESEMFEFDSVYQCNSVPRLNQCAVCFSPTTTRCSQCKSVHYCSGKCQIIHWRRGHKDECRPLTTAMHSKGKNESFERSSEKKTEMHTEGSELLANFSTNKEIGYSGTGRSERPSEDITPDMLSARATSKKMQETKLPPSMSAKSTCANSVSYASKLNKMKSSTNEVVGCSSQLPSGKVVSDELPSAKSVNKKSVRKAASSEILVTDASKSNFSASLNGLRLDSITDNGEDDLQLLKDKEARCLLFNASGNHTRDASNGLKNSVWKTVQQLRVKQSYNYEILFPYELFLKLYSCDEELSPFGLRNCGNSCYANTVIQCLAFTRPLTSYFVRGLHSKSCRRKGWCFNCEFQLLILKAREGESPLSPIRILSKIQKIGSHLGHGREEDAHEFLRYAVDTMQSVFLKEAGSLVPLSEESTLVGLTFGGYLQSKIKCMRCLGKSERFERIMDLTVEIDGNIESLEQALTQFTADEMLDGENKYNCSRCKSYVKAKKKLTILEAPNILTIVLKRFQSSNFGKLNKSVRFPEVLDMAPYMCGTSDKSPQYSLYAVVVHRDTMSDASTGHYVCYIKTSRGEWFGINDSIVKPVELKRVLLEEAYMLLYARHCPQAPAVRKSNVETHCTKSKKRILEAVPAKNLNTSKTRCNSHFSSTDPSKAQLKHDKHLYWMDSDDLTSTKLLDPDDCRFHPVDSSSESSSLLSWSDASSCSTASTKDSVKSEDFSDFLFGDTGPGWYGHRGF encoded by the exons ATGTTAATTGTTGAAATTATAGGGTTACAAACCCTACTTTTTCTGTTGATATCTCTTATTTGCAGCTGGTTACACTACAAGTGGCGCAATGCGGTGGCTAAAAAAGAGGAAATCAAACGACTTGTCGACATGGTTTCTAAAGAATCTGAAATGTTCGAGTTTGATTCTGTTTATCAATGCAATTCGGTTCCTAGATTAAACCAGTGCGCTGTTTGCTTTTCCCCTACCACCACGCGCTGTTCCCAATGTAAATCTGTTCATTACTG TTCTGGAAAGTGTCAAATAATTCACTGGAGACGAGGTCACAAGGATGAATGTCGACCTCTAACTACTGCAATGCATTCAAAAGGGAAAAATGAATCTTTTGAAAGATcttcagaaaaaaaaactgaaatgcATACTGAAGGAAGTGAATTGTTAGCTAATTTTTCTACCAATAAAGAAATTGGTTATAGTGGTACAGGCAGATCGGAGAGACCTTCTGAAGATATTACTCCTGATATGCTGAGTGCAAGGGCTACCTCTAAGAAAATGCAAGAAACTAAATTGCCTCCTTCAATGTCTGCCAAGTCTACTTGTGCAAATAGTGTTTCATATGcaagtaaattaaataagatgAAATCCAGTACCAACGAAGTGGTTGGTTGCAGTTCTCAGCTTCCAAGTGGCAAGGTCGTGTCTGATGAACTTCCCTCAGCAAAGTCAGTTAATAAGAAGTCAGTCAGAAAAGCTGCATCATCAGAAATATTAGTTACTGATGCTTCTAAGTCTAATTTCTCAGCATCTTTGAACGGTTTGAGGTTGGATTCTATAACTGATAATGGGGAAGATGATTTACAATTACTTAAGGATAAAGAAGCCAGATGTTTGCTGTTTAATGCTTCTGGTAATCATACACGAGATGCTTCTAATGGCTTGAAAAATTCTGTATGGAAAACTGTTCAGCAGTTAAGAGTGAAGCAATCCTACAATTATGAG ATACTCTTTCCGTACGAACTGTTTCTGAAACTTTATTCGTGTGACGAAGAACTAAGTCCATTTGGACTTAGAAATTGCGGGAATAG TTGTTATGCTAACACAGTTATCCAATGCCTGGCATTTACTCGGCCTCTCACTTCCTACTTTGTTCGTGGCCTGCATTCCAAATCAT GTCGAAGGAAGGGGTGGTGCTTCAATTGTGAATTTCAACTTTTGATTCTGAAAGCAAGGGAAGGGGAGTCCCCTTTGTCACCCATTAGGATTTTAtccaaaatacaaaaaatcgGAAGTCATCTTGGTCATGGGAGAGAAGAAGATGCCCATGAATTCTTGAG GTACGCTGTTGACACGATGCAGTCTGTGTTCCTCAAGGAAGCTGGATCTCTGGTTCCATTGTCAGAAGAATCAACTCTAGTAGGACTGACTTTTGGGGGTTACCTTCAATCTAAg ATAAAATGCATGAGGTGCCTTGGGAAATCTGAGAGATTTGAACGGATAATGGATTTAACTGTTGAGATAGATGGGAATATTGAGTCTCTTGAACAAGCTCTTACACAGTTTACAGCAGATGAAATGCTGGACGGAGAGAATAAGTACAATTGCAGCAG GTGTAAATCTTATGTGAAAGCTAAAAAAAAGCTGACAATATTAGAGGCACCCAATATCCTCACAATTGTGTTAAAGCGATTCCAG TCTAGTAATTTTGGAAAACTAAACAAGTCAGTTCGATTTCCCGAGGTCCTCGACATGGCTCCCTATATGTGTGGAACAAGTGATAAATCTCCTCAATACAGTCTCTACGCAGTAGTTGTTCACAGGGACACAATGAGTGATGCTTCTACAGGTCATTATGTCTGTTACATAAAGACTTCACGTGGCGAATGGTTTGGGATTAATGACAGCATA GTAAAGCCTGTTGAGTTGAAGAGAGTCTTATTGGAAGAGGCATATATGCTCCTTTATGCAAG gCACTGTCCACAAGCTCCAGCTGTACGGAAGAGCAATGTAGAGACACATTGTACGAAGTCCAAAAAAAGGATTTTAGAAGCTGTTCCTGCCAAAAATCTTAATACATCAAAGACTAGGTGTAACTCCCACTTCTCAAGCACTGATCCTTCAAAGGCACAACTGAAGCATGACAAGCACCTATACTGGATGGATTCGGATGATTTGACCAGCACTAAATTGCTCGATCCAGATGACTGCAGATTTCACCCTGTGGATTCCTCAAGCGAGAGTTCTTCCCTTCTTAGCTGGTCTGATGCAAGTTCTTGCAGCACTGCAAGCACCAAGGACTCAGTGAAGAGTGAAGACTTCTCCGATTTTCTATTTGGGGACACAGGACCTGGTTGGTACGGGCATCGTGGGTTTTGA
- the LOC8267054 gene encoding mitochondrial uncoupling protein 5 — MGVKGFVEGGIASIIAGCSTHPLDLIKVRMQLQGETHAPTAVQTLRPALAFHPPGTTTPASAIHVHPPRVGPISVGVRIVQQEGVAALFSGVSATVLRQTLYSTSRMGLYDILKQKWTDPNTKTMPLSSKIVAGLIAGGIGAAVGNPADVAMVRMQADGRLPPAQRRNYKSVVDAITRMTKQEGITSLWRGSSLTVNRAMLVTASQLASYDQFKEMILEKGWMRDGLGTHVTASFAAGFVAAVASNPVDVIKTRVMNMKVEPGKAPPYSGALDCALKTVKAEGPMALYKGFIPTISRQGPFTIVLFVTLEQVRKLLKDF, encoded by the coding sequence ATGGGAGTGAAAGGTTTTGTTGAAGGAGGGATAGCTTCAATCATTGCTGGGTGCTCCACGCATCCTCTTGACCTTATTAAGGTCCGAATGCAACTCCAAGGCGAAACTCACGCTCCGACTGCTGTCCAAACGCTCCGTCCTGCTCTTGCTTTCCACCCTCCTGGCACCACTACCCCCGCATCGGCCATACACGTCCATCCTCCTCGCGTGGGCCCCATTTCTGTCGGTGTCCGTATCGTCCAGCAAGAGGGTGTTGCCGCTCTTTTCTCAGGTGTCTCCGCCACGGTTCTCCGTCAGACTCTCTACTCCACCTCCCGTATGGGTCTGTACGACATCTTGAAACAGAAGTGGACAGATCCGAACACAAAAACCATGCCTTTATCAAGCAAGATTGTCGCAGGATTAATTGCCGGTGGTATCGGAGCTGCCGTCGGAAACCCTGCTGACGTGGCGATGGTACGTATGCAAGCTGACGGACGTCTCCCACCTGCTCAACGCCGTAATTATAAGAGCGTTGTGGATGCGATCACCCGCATGACAAAACAGGAAGGCATTACTAGTCTCTGGCGCGGCTCATCTTTAACAGTGAACCGTGCCATGTTAGTAACAGCATCACAGCTAGCATCATACGATCAATTCAAGGAAATGATTCTCGAAAAAGGGTGGATGCGTGATGGGCTTGGGACCCATGTCACGGCGAGTTTTGCGGCGGGGTTTGTGGCGGCTGTTGCGTCGAATCCCGTGGATGTGATTAAGACGAGGGTGATGAATATGAAGGTGGAACCAGGAAAGGCGCCGCCGTATTCTGGAGCGTTGGATTGCGCGTTGAAGACTGTAAAAGCTGAAGGGCCGATGGCGTTGTATAAAGGGTTTATACCAACGATTTCAAGACAAGGGCCTTTCACTATTGTGTTGTTTGTGACCTTGGAACAGGTCAGGAAATTGCTCAAGGATTTCTGA